Proteins encoded in a region of the Paenibacillus sp. W2I17 genome:
- a CDS encoding phosphotransferase enzyme family protein, producing the protein MWTLHCGKPSKQCLLEEIIINFNEAVNISNTHVLTLVPELFHLEGYNIQLIPPHEGGRNVVYTCEQEGRESLILRVSFLPDRKREDYIAELEYVRYLFKHGASVSNVVSSKKGHLLEEITYDEHTFFICMFVKAKGKLLVENHYQYREGVPLSEYYYNSGKVLGRMHQLSKGYTPVHRRHHLIDNYNGKYIENVVPESFSLLKQKMVEILNTLQGLDTNQETFGMIHFDYNDGNYSIDFDTGQITVYDFDNSCFGWYIYDLADLWTHGMGWIQFEPDVSKRRTFMGEYFETALAGYTSETRIADAMLEKLALFIQVTLLENILGQFEEMQRAGEEPEADEELLYLIKCLEEDIPYKGFFHEMYSTEAPFEYEGR; encoded by the coding sequence TTGTGGACATTGCACTGCGGGAAACCGTCCAAACAATGTTTACTGGAGGAGATTATTATTAATTTTAACGAAGCTGTTAACATCAGCAATACACATGTACTGACGCTGGTACCCGAATTGTTTCATCTGGAGGGTTACAATATTCAGCTTATTCCGCCTCATGAGGGTGGACGTAATGTCGTTTACACTTGCGAGCAAGAGGGGCGTGAATCGCTAATTCTACGGGTGTCTTTTTTGCCTGACAGAAAGCGGGAAGATTACATTGCCGAACTGGAGTATGTCCGGTATTTATTTAAGCACGGTGCAAGTGTCTCGAATGTAGTCAGCTCGAAAAAGGGCCATCTGTTAGAAGAGATCACTTATGATGAGCATACGTTCTTTATCTGTATGTTTGTGAAGGCCAAGGGGAAGTTGCTGGTAGAAAACCATTATCAGTACCGTGAAGGGGTCCCACTTTCCGAATACTATTATAATAGCGGAAAAGTTCTGGGCAGAATGCATCAATTATCGAAAGGGTACACTCCCGTCCATCGCCGGCATCATTTGATTGACAATTATAACGGTAAATATATCGAAAACGTAGTACCTGAATCATTCTCTTTGCTCAAGCAGAAGATGGTCGAGATCCTGAATACCTTACAAGGTTTGGATACAAACCAAGAAACATTCGGGATGATCCATTTCGATTATAATGACGGGAATTATTCGATTGATTTTGATACCGGTCAGATCACCGTGTATGATTTCGATAATTCATGCTTCGGTTGGTATATATATGATCTGGCTGATCTATGGACGCACGGTATGGGCTGGATACAATTCGAACCCGATGTCAGTAAACGCAGAACGTTCATGGGAGAGTATTTTGAAACCGCACTTGCCGGTTATACTTCCGAGACCCGAATCGCAGATGCGATGTTGGAGAAGCTGGCTTTATTTATTCAAGTCACCCTTCTGGAAAATATTCTAGGTCAATTTGAGGAAATGCAGCGTGCGGGCGAAGAACCGGAAGCTGACGAAGAACTGTTGTATCTCATTAAATGTCTGGAAGAGGATATACCGTATAAAGGATTTTTCCATGAGATGTATTCCACTGAAGCTCCTTTTGAGTATGAGGGACGCTGA
- a CDS encoding acetoacetate decarboxylase, translating to MKIDVNNIAKNLNTPLTAPAYPMPPYKFVNREYLNIIYRTDAKALRAAVPEPLEITEPLVKFEVMWMPDVSGLGAYTEAGQVIPVQFNGEEGDYVHSMYVDNFPAIASGRELTAYPKKLGAPKLYTDSDTLVGTLDYGTLRVATATMGYKHMELDKEFAKREICRPNFMIKIATDYTGNLRICDLIRTQITDIEVKEAWTGPARLQLFEHALAPLADLPVLEVVSASHILTNLTLNAAQPVYNYLEEK from the coding sequence ATGAAAATCGATGTGAATAACATAGCTAAAAATCTGAATACACCCCTAACAGCTCCGGCATACCCGATGCCACCATACAAATTCGTGAATCGTGAATATTTGAATATTATTTACCGAACTGATGCAAAAGCGTTGCGGGCAGCCGTACCAGAACCTCTCGAAATTACTGAACCACTGGTTAAATTCGAAGTGATGTGGATGCCGGATGTTTCTGGGCTGGGTGCTTATACAGAAGCTGGACAAGTTATTCCTGTGCAATTCAATGGGGAGGAAGGCGATTATGTGCATTCGATGTACGTAGACAATTTCCCCGCGATAGCCAGTGGTCGAGAACTCACCGCCTATCCGAAAAAGCTGGGTGCACCCAAGTTGTATACCGATTCAGATACACTAGTTGGCACACTAGATTATGGAACGCTGCGTGTAGCCACGGCAACGATGGGATATAAACATATGGAGCTGGATAAGGAGTTCGCCAAACGTGAAATATGCCGACCTAATTTTATGATTAAGATTGCTACGGACTATACCGGAAATTTAAGAATATGTGATCTGATCCGTACTCAAATTACGGACATCGAAGTGAAGGAGGCTTGGACAGGACCTGCCCGGCTTCAACTGTTCGAACATGCGTTGGCACCTCTTGCAGATCTGCCTGTGTTGGAAGTGGTGTCCGCTTCTCATATCCTTACCAACCTAACCTTAAACGCTGCACAACCTGTATATAACTACCTGGAAGAGAAATAA
- a CDS encoding glycoside hydrolase family 4 has product MNATSTQHPKVVVIGAGSLFFGRQSIWQMVHSPYLNQGTLALVDTDEERLSKMVKLAEMVAKENNVSLKIEGSVDRRQVLTGADFVVLSFAEESVKYRGIDCQVSLKYGIRMCSGDTIGPGGIFRAMRELPVIMECAKDIEELCPDAWVINYINPSTVHGIALHRYAPKLKSFALCDSHHMPHKKAYYAVRAEIIENTSQFTAEIDQKFDFRIAGVNHFTWLLKAEYEGKNVMPTIAEAMRKLAGDENNGGDRGAKALFNDAITYELYDIFGIIPTCTAHTKEYVRYWQGLGKTADTIPPLSIWETEDRYERHDEMWQQVDDFLTGNIPIANYMSTFGPDHATDIIENMVGNLGKKFFINTLNQGAVTNMNNDSFLELLCDVDMDGVKPLHVGEMPRGIRGMQELVLDTHELTVEAVLEQSYEKLRRTMLTDPLVSSISDADKIIHELLELERKMIPDVWYKDRLQYS; this is encoded by the coding sequence ATGAATGCTACAAGTACACAACATCCAAAGGTGGTTGTTATTGGGGCGGGCAGCCTGTTTTTCGGTCGTCAGTCCATCTGGCAGATGGTTCACTCCCCATATTTGAATCAGGGAACGCTGGCCTTGGTGGATACGGACGAGGAACGGCTCTCGAAAATGGTAAAACTAGCGGAAATGGTCGCCAAGGAGAACAATGTATCCCTAAAGATTGAGGGTTCAGTGGACCGAAGACAGGTGCTGACGGGAGCCGACTTCGTTGTGCTCAGCTTTGCGGAAGAATCGGTGAAATATCGGGGCATCGACTGCCAGGTTTCTCTAAAGTATGGGATTCGCATGTGTTCCGGCGATACGATTGGCCCTGGTGGAATCTTTCGCGCGATGCGGGAACTGCCGGTTATTATGGAATGTGCCAAGGACATTGAGGAGTTATGTCCGGATGCTTGGGTGATCAATTATATTAACCCGTCTACCGTGCACGGCATCGCTTTACATCGATATGCACCGAAGCTTAAATCATTTGCACTGTGCGATAGTCATCATATGCCGCATAAGAAAGCCTATTATGCCGTACGAGCCGAAATCATCGAAAATACAAGCCAGTTCACCGCAGAAATAGACCAGAAATTCGATTTTCGTATCGCGGGTGTCAATCATTTTACTTGGCTGCTCAAAGCCGAGTATGAAGGAAAAAATGTGATGCCCACAATTGCAGAAGCCATGCGCAAGCTGGCAGGTGATGAGAATAACGGCGGTGATCGCGGCGCAAAAGCTCTATTTAACGATGCAATTACCTACGAACTGTATGATATTTTCGGAATCATTCCCACTTGTACGGCGCATACAAAGGAATACGTTCGGTATTGGCAGGGTCTTGGCAAAACTGCGGACACCATCCCGCCATTATCGATCTGGGAGACAGAGGACAGATATGAGCGTCACGATGAAATGTGGCAGCAAGTCGATGACTTCCTTACAGGAAACATCCCGATTGCCAATTACATGAGCACCTTCGGACCGGATCATGCGACAGATATCATCGAAAATATGGTGGGGAACTTGGGCAAAAAGTTCTTCATCAATACGCTCAATCAAGGCGCTGTAACCAATATGAATAACGATTCGTTCCTGGAACTACTGTGCGATGTAGATATGGATGGAGTGAAGCCACTCCATGTAGGCGAGATGCCACGTGGAATTAGAGGTATGCAAGAACTTGTACTGGATACGCATGAGCTTACGGTTGAAGCTGTTCTGGAACAGAGCTACGAGAAGCTGAGAAGGACGATGCTCACTGACCCGCTCGTGAGTTCCATCAGCGACGCGGACAAGATCATTCATGAATTGTTGGAACTGGAGCGTAAGATGATTCCGGACGTTTGGTATAAGGACAGACTGCAGTATAGCTAA
- a CDS encoding transposase: MGEQRQRYNEEFKKQTVKFIQEQTKTLGDLTEELNIPKSTLHQWMSKYRELKHEPVASVDRVKELEAELQEMRRLLQEKEHTLADTQEELAIVKKAVHIFSKPKS; this comes from the coding sequence ATGGGAGAACAGCGGCAACGATATAACGAAGAATTCAAGAAACAAACGGTCAAATTCATTCAAGAGCAGACGAAGACACTTGGAGATTTGACAGAAGAACTCAACATTCCAAAAAGTACGTTGCACCAATGGATGAGTAAGTACCGCGAACTAAAACATGAGCCTGTTGCCAGTGTAGATCGAGTGAAGGAACTGGAAGCAGAGCTCCAAGAGATGCGCCGGTTGCTTCAAGAGAAAGAGCACACGCTTGCGGATACACAAGAAGAACTGGCGATTGTAAAAAAAGCAGTGCACATCTTCAGCAAACCAAAGAGCTAA
- a CDS encoding integrase core domain-containing protein, whose protein sequence is MDRTSMRQNRKDEVMKRIRYHFYDHQMRCGSPKITYLLHLEGLRISSRTVSIYMRQMNLRSVVMPKYRVQTTDSKHDHLESSMSRRGNCYDNACIESWHSILKKELIYCNPRFKTPEEAYTAIYQYIEFYYNRKRMHGALGYLSPARFAMKFTDKSAA, encoded by the coding sequence ATGGACCGAACCAGCATGCGACAGAACCGCAAAGACGAGGTCATGAAGCGTATTCGGTATCATTTTTACGACCACCAGATGCGGTGTGGAAGCCCTAAAATTACGTATCTGCTCCATTTAGAAGGGTTGCGAATCTCTTCCCGTACCGTCAGTATATACATGCGTCAAATGAATCTACGTTCTGTGGTCATGCCCAAATATCGCGTTCAGACTACGGATTCCAAACACGACCATCTGGAATCAAGCATGAGCCGACGAGGAAACTGTTATGATAACGCCTGTATTGAGTCGTGGCACAGTATTTTAAAGAAGGAACTCATTTACTGCAACCCTCGTTTTAAGACACCGGAAGAGGCTTATACTGCCATCTACCAGTACATTGAGTTCTATTACAACCGCAAGCGAATGCATGGCGCGCTAGGGTATCTTTCCCCTGCTCGTTTTGCGATGAAATTTACGGACAAATCCGCAGCGTAG
- a CDS encoding AraC family transcriptional regulator, which yields MHIGTVNMSIIDELSEYVTLRMSSYLEQTHDSNWTEHKSHSDYDLWFITAGSVQITIDGIEHMANPGDVVFFYPDMPYTASTTGELCRFVYMHFDFSIAEQKRILGEFQLPGIVPGNLIQEESTLFTSSYRRFKQSGGASASPLYLKASLLLVIAKILELHRQGLYHGEFLKDRKPRKIEGSLEVLQNVFPYVDANLHRAIRVNELAAIAGVSEKYFISLFKKILGITPGQYINQIKMNRARDYLYEKKYTIQQIAGFLGYPDPFTFSKAFKKFYNVPPSKFE from the coding sequence ATGCACATAGGAACTGTAAATATGAGTATAATCGACGAACTTTCGGAGTATGTCACACTTCGCATGAGCTCTTATTTGGAACAAACGCATGACAGCAATTGGACGGAGCACAAGTCTCATTCCGATTATGATCTGTGGTTCATTACAGCAGGCTCCGTGCAGATTACCATCGATGGAATCGAGCATATGGCGAACCCGGGTGACGTCGTGTTTTTTTATCCGGATATGCCCTACACTGCTTCCACGACCGGAGAGTTGTGCCGTTTCGTATACATGCACTTTGATTTCAGCATCGCTGAGCAAAAGCGAATTCTCGGCGAGTTTCAGCTCCCAGGCATTGTACCTGGCAATCTGATTCAAGAGGAATCAACGCTGTTCACCTCGTCCTATCGAAGATTCAAGCAGAGTGGCGGCGCTTCAGCCAGTCCACTTTATTTGAAAGCCTCTCTACTTCTCGTCATCGCCAAAATTTTGGAATTACATAGGCAAGGGCTGTATCACGGTGAGTTTCTGAAAGACCGAAAACCGAGGAAAATCGAAGGAAGTCTGGAAGTTCTGCAGAATGTCTTTCCCTACGTGGATGCGAATCTGCATCGTGCCATCCGAGTTAACGAGCTTGCGGCCATTGCGGGCGTCTCTGAGAAATATTTTATTTCTTTGTTCAAAAAAATCCTCGGTATTACACCGGGGCAGTATATCAATCAGATCAAAATGAACCGGGCCAGAGACTATCTGTACGAGAAAAAATATACGATCCAGCAAATTGCCGGATTTCTGGGTTATCCCGATCCCTTTACGTTCTCCAAAGCATTCAAAAAATTCTACAACGTGCCCCCATCCAAATTTGAATAA
- a CDS encoding LysR family transcriptional regulator, with protein sequence MELLQLKYFQTVAYTEHISKAAAQLNIAQPSLSLTIKRLEDELGTPLFHRRGRNIQLNSSGEILLKHVNRIFIEIENAEMEIKAEEQQISNTIRISITNTRFLTGLISDYINGSPETKLHQGIGTRSEIITGLKKGEMHLGITGHPIQDEEIESIVLVEEDIVLVVPTNHAYGGETSISLSVVANEPFISLADNKEYSRFTTMLCEKAGFLPNHAFEVDSHTLLEIISLNQGVALIPISVCRILGLRYVKIADDSAIYPISLSWVKQKWLSPAVREFRNFITSYYEDHAGLFKVE encoded by the coding sequence ATGGAATTGCTTCAGCTCAAATACTTTCAGACCGTTGCCTATACTGAACATATCTCCAAAGCAGCTGCACAATTAAATATTGCTCAACCTTCCCTAAGCTTGACGATTAAAAGACTTGAGGATGAACTGGGTACCCCCTTATTCCACAGGAGAGGAAGAAACATTCAATTGAATTCCTCAGGTGAAATTCTATTGAAACATGTGAACAGGATTTTTATTGAAATTGAAAATGCAGAGATGGAGATTAAAGCGGAGGAACAGCAAATATCCAATACAATCAGGATCTCGATTACGAATACCAGATTCCTCACAGGTCTTATTAGTGACTATATCAACGGCTCCCCCGAAACCAAGCTTCATCAGGGTATTGGAACCCGCAGTGAAATTATTACAGGTTTGAAGAAAGGCGAAATGCATCTGGGGATTACGGGGCATCCGATTCAGGATGAGGAGATTGAGAGTATTGTGCTTGTTGAGGAGGATATTGTTCTCGTTGTTCCCACGAATCATGCATACGGCGGAGAGACAAGCATTTCATTAAGTGTTGTTGCAAATGAGCCCTTTATTTCCCTTGCCGATAATAAGGAGTACAGCCGGTTTACAACTATGCTCTGTGAAAAAGCAGGTTTCCTCCCCAATCATGCATTTGAGGTCGATTCTCATACCCTGCTTGAAATTATCAGCCTTAATCAGGGTGTTGCATTAATTCCGATCTCCGTATGTAGAATACTAGGGTTACGTTATGTAAAAATTGCAGATGATTCAGCTATATATCCCATTAGCCTATCCTGGGTCAAACAAAAATGGTTATCTCCTGCTGTAAGAGAATTTCGTAATTTTATTACTTCGTATTATGAAGACCATGCTGGCTTGTTTAAAGTGGAATAG
- a CDS encoding beta-glucoside-specific PTS transporter subunit IIABC, producing MNHRELSKEIIQLTGGQENITQAWHCITRLRFNVREQNKVQLEQIKALDGVLGAQFQNDQFQVVIGNQVAAVYEQIEDQMKQNGISKPETDAPRSKGINAVLDTISGIFTPILPAIVGTGMLKGILALLVTLGAIQEKSGEYQVLSSIANAAFYFLPFLLALSSARKFKVNEYIALTLAGTLLYPTILNAYLANQLEPIRFLSLPVSIVNYTQSVIPIILGVWLLSYVHRWVDRFIPGPVKVIFTSMIVLVITVPILLIAIGPLGNYMGIYLEMGTSWLFAHSGPLTGIILGGFMPLIVMTGMHYAFFPGTLQNLSKLGYDVLLLPINLITNMSQAGAVTAVFLKTKDKRMKSIALSSGISALLGITEPALYGVTLKLKKPFYASLIGGAAGGGFITAVGLKCFGFAVPGLLSLPLYIGPNGGMSNFWYALIGIGISFTVSFVVTLLLKWDEPNAHNFAMSDSAQTLTEQEQDTTTAFSQETVTPVTVHSIEDKKGEVFSPLTGELVPLAELPDQTFAEEMTGKGIAIRPQDGRVTAPFDGTVTLVAKSKHAIMLTSSSGIDILIHVGLNSVSLKGKYFDVKVVAGQEVKKGDLLLEFDMDGIQGAGIDLVTPVIVTNTPDYLDVVPVQVKGVIPMNELLLLTVR from the coding sequence ATGAATCATCGGGAGTTGTCCAAAGAAATTATCCAGTTAACAGGAGGGCAAGAGAATATTACCCAAGCCTGGCATTGCATCACACGGCTTCGTTTCAACGTTCGAGAGCAAAACAAAGTTCAATTGGAACAGATCAAAGCGCTTGATGGTGTGCTCGGCGCACAGTTTCAGAACGATCAGTTTCAGGTGGTCATTGGTAACCAGGTTGCAGCCGTATATGAGCAGATCGAGGATCAGATGAAGCAGAATGGCATATCGAAGCCCGAAACAGACGCGCCACGCTCTAAAGGGATTAATGCTGTTTTGGATACGATCTCCGGCATTTTCACTCCGATTCTGCCTGCCATCGTAGGTACAGGGATGTTAAAGGGGATTCTGGCACTGCTCGTTACACTTGGAGCGATACAGGAGAAAAGCGGTGAGTATCAAGTTCTGTCTTCCATCGCAAATGCGGCCTTTTATTTCTTGCCTTTTCTTCTGGCCCTATCATCAGCCCGAAAGTTCAAAGTGAATGAATATATCGCCCTGACGCTTGCAGGTACTTTATTGTATCCTACGATTCTGAACGCGTATCTGGCAAACCAGCTTGAACCGATTCGTTTTCTCTCGCTGCCCGTGTCCATTGTGAATTACACCCAGTCCGTTATTCCCATTATTCTGGGTGTGTGGCTTCTGAGTTATGTACATCGCTGGGTGGATCGTTTTATTCCCGGTCCGGTCAAAGTCATCTTTACCTCGATGATTGTGCTAGTCATCACAGTGCCGATTCTATTAATTGCGATTGGCCCGCTAGGGAATTACATGGGCATCTATCTGGAAATGGGCACTTCTTGGCTCTTTGCCCATTCGGGGCCGTTAACCGGCATTATTCTTGGCGGCTTCATGCCTCTGATTGTTATGACGGGAATGCATTATGCGTTCTTCCCGGGCACATTGCAGAATCTGAGCAAACTCGGATATGACGTACTTTTGCTGCCGATCAACCTGATAACCAATATGAGTCAGGCTGGTGCAGTCACGGCTGTTTTCCTCAAGACCAAAGATAAAAGAATGAAATCCATTGCTTTATCCAGTGGCATATCTGCCTTGCTTGGCATTACTGAACCTGCACTGTACGGTGTCACCTTGAAGCTGAAAAAACCATTTTACGCTTCACTCATCGGTGGAGCAGCAGGGGGTGGCTTTATTACCGCAGTGGGTCTGAAATGCTTCGGTTTTGCTGTACCAGGATTGCTGTCACTTCCGTTATACATTGGCCCGAATGGTGGCATGTCCAATTTCTGGTATGCATTAATCGGAATTGGCATCAGCTTTACTGTTTCCTTCGTGGTGACTTTGTTGCTCAAGTGGGATGAGCCAAATGCACACAATTTTGCCATGTCCGACTCAGCACAAACATTAACCGAACAGGAACAGGATACAACCACTGCCTTTTCTCAAGAAACGGTGACACCTGTCACAGTACATTCCATTGAGGATAAAAAAGGGGAGGTGTTCAGCCCGCTCACTGGTGAATTGGTGCCGCTCGCAGAGCTTCCGGATCAAACGTTTGCCGAGGAAATGACCGGGAAAGGTATTGCCATTCGTCCGCAGGATGGACGTGTTACAGCTCCTTTTGACGGAACCGTCACGTTGGTTGCCAAAAGTAAACATGCGATTATGCTGACATCATCCAGTGGAATCGACATTCTCATTCATGTTGGACTAAACAGTGTGTCGCTCAAAGGGAAATATTTTGACGTGAAGGTTGTTGCTGGACAAGAAGTGAAGAAGGGTGATTTGCTTCTGGAATTTGATATGGATGGCATCCAGGGTGCGGGTATTGATCTTGTGACACCAGTCATTGTAACCAATACGCCGGATTACCTCGATGTAGTACCTGTTCAGGTGAAGGGGGTGATTCCAATGAATGAATTGCTTCTCCTCACCGTTCGTTGA
- a CDS encoding glycoside hydrolase family 1 protein has product MTKTIKHSFPEGFLWGGATAANQLEGAYDADGKGLSTSDMAPFVPHEERNGKDFTFDVDSVQLEEYLSGNTDVYFPKRNGVDFYHRYKEDIALFAEMGFKVFRLSIAWTRIFPTGEEAVPNEAGLAFYDNVLDELLKYGIEPLVTISHYEMPVELTRKYNGWESREMIDLYLKFANTLFDRYKDKVKYWITFNEMNMMLTSLYTGGGILEDKIKGNPEQVAYQATHHQFVASALAVKSGKEKMPNAQIGCMICRLETYAASSKPEDVLQTLKEDQMNLFYPEVQARGEYPSYMQRYFEENGIELVKAPEDDAIIRDNTVDFIAFSYYMTYIGKYDPNDNSNSGMLVSQIKNPHLKATEWGWPIDPIGLRVALNRLYDRYRMPLFIVENGLGAIDTPEEDGAVHDPYRINYLRSHIEQMKEAVADGVELMGFTSWGPIDIISCSTSEMGKRYGFIYVDQDNAGNGSLERTRKDSFYWYKQVIETNGEIL; this is encoded by the coding sequence ATGACAAAAACAATTAAACACTCATTTCCTGAAGGATTTTTATGGGGCGGAGCTACCGCTGCCAATCAGCTCGAAGGTGCATATGACGCAGACGGCAAAGGACTATCTACCTCAGACATGGCTCCATTCGTTCCACATGAGGAGCGCAATGGCAAGGATTTTACCTTCGACGTGGATTCTGTTCAATTGGAAGAATATCTGAGCGGTAACACAGACGTATATTTCCCGAAACGGAACGGCGTGGATTTCTATCATCGCTACAAAGAAGACATTGCCTTGTTTGCAGAGATGGGTTTCAAAGTGTTTCGTCTTTCGATCGCGTGGACACGGATCTTCCCGACAGGAGAAGAGGCTGTTCCCAATGAAGCTGGTCTTGCCTTCTATGATAACGTGCTCGACGAACTCTTGAAATACGGCATTGAGCCGCTCGTAACGATCTCTCACTACGAGATGCCCGTTGAGTTAACCCGCAAATACAACGGCTGGGAAAGCCGCGAGATGATCGATCTGTATCTGAAATTTGCCAATACGCTGTTTGACCGCTACAAAGACAAAGTGAAATACTGGATTACCTTCAATGAAATGAACATGATGCTGACAAGTCTGTATACTGGCGGCGGCATTCTGGAAGATAAAATCAAGGGAAACCCGGAGCAAGTGGCTTATCAGGCAACGCATCATCAGTTTGTAGCTAGTGCGCTGGCTGTCAAAAGCGGAAAAGAGAAAATGCCGAATGCACAAATCGGCTGTATGATCTGCCGTCTGGAAACGTATGCTGCTTCTAGTAAACCGGAGGACGTTCTGCAGACGCTGAAGGAAGATCAGATGAACCTGTTCTACCCAGAGGTGCAGGCACGAGGCGAATACCCATCCTATATGCAAAGATATTTTGAGGAAAACGGCATTGAACTGGTTAAAGCTCCTGAGGACGATGCCATTATCCGGGACAATACCGTGGACTTTATTGCTTTCAGTTATTACATGACGTATATCGGAAAATATGATCCCAATGACAACAGCAACTCTGGTATGCTGGTCAGTCAGATTAAAAACCCGCATCTGAAAGCTACCGAATGGGGATGGCCTATCGATCCAATTGGTCTTCGCGTCGCGCTGAACCGGTTGTATGATCGTTACCGGATGCCGCTCTTCATCGTTGAGAACGGGCTGGGTGCTATCGACACACCGGAAGAGGACGGGGCAGTGCATGACCCTTATCGCATCAATTACTTGCGCAGCCACATTGAACAGATGAAAGAAGCCGTCGCTGACGGCGTTGAATTGATGGGTTTCACTAGCTGGGGACCTATCGATATCATTAGCTGCTCGACTTCTGAAATGGGCAAACGTTATGGTTTCATTTATGTAGATCAAGACAATGCCGGCAATGGTTCATTGGAAAGAACCCGCAAGGATTCCTTCTACTGGTACAAACAAGTTATTGAAACGAACGGAGAAATCCTGTAA
- a CDS encoding ketopantoate reductase family protein, which translates to MRIAIVGAGSLGTIVGAYLADGGLDVELIDAYQEHVNALNQTGAKVTGTTEFQAKVKAITPDQKSGQYDLVLLLTKQLYNDSILRELLPFLKEDSMVCSLQNGIPEEKVASIVGEKRVIAGSVEFGATLIEPGVSSLTIEYTQFKQYAFQIGEINGEITERIQRVKSVLDLVGGTHISDNLVGTKWSKLLINNAFSGLSAALNGEYGDILDQEAGIVSAAHIADETIKVARANGVTLVKMNGFDIASLELNSKEDIPERVKTLRYVMEPSRLLKASMLQDLEKNRKTEIDYINGVVSSRAEGTGITTPYNDLVVKLVKSAEETQTVPDFDTNIKAFEELLSAQ; encoded by the coding sequence ATGAGAATTGCAATTGTAGGAGCAGGATCTTTGGGAACCATCGTAGGTGCATACCTTGCGGATGGTGGACTGGACGTTGAGTTAATTGATGCATATCAGGAACATGTAAATGCTTTAAATCAGACGGGTGCTAAAGTGACCGGAACCACGGAGTTTCAGGCCAAAGTAAAAGCCATTACTCCTGATCAGAAATCAGGACAATATGACCTCGTTTTACTTTTAACCAAACAACTCTACAACGATTCCATTCTTCGGGAATTACTTCCATTCTTGAAAGAAGACAGTATGGTGTGTTCTTTGCAGAACGGGATTCCGGAAGAAAAAGTGGCGTCCATTGTGGGTGAAAAACGTGTCATTGCTGGCTCCGTTGAATTTGGCGCTACGCTCATTGAACCGGGTGTGTCGAGCCTGACCATCGAGTACACTCAATTTAAGCAGTATGCTTTTCAGATTGGTGAAATAAATGGTGAAATCACCGAACGAATTCAGCGCGTGAAATCGGTGTTGGACCTTGTAGGTGGAACACACATTTCCGATAACCTGGTTGGAACCAAATGGTCCAAATTGCTGATCAACAATGCATTTAGTGGTTTATCAGCTGCTTTGAATGGGGAATATGGGGACATTCTTGATCAAGAAGCCGGCATTGTGAGTGCAGCTCATATTGCGGACGAGACGATTAAAGTTGCTCGCGCCAATGGGGTCACCCTAGTTAAAATGAATGGATTCGACATCGCTTCACTCGAACTGAACAGCAAAGAAGATATCCCTGAACGGGTGAAAACATTACGTTACGTGATGGAGCCCTCCAGATTGCTCAAAGCAAGCATGCTTCAAGATCTGGAGAAAAACCGGAAAACGGAGATTGATTATATTAACGGAGTTGTTTCAAGCAGAGCAGAGGGTACCGGAATTACGACACCTTATAATGATTTAGTTGTAAAACTGGTTAAATCTGCTGAAGAAACTCAAACCGTTCCTGATTTTGACACGAACATAAAAGCTTTTGAAGAACTATTAAGTGCACAATAA